TCGCAACGTATGGCAGGCGCGCCCTGCTGCTGCCTGTTCCAGCGCGGCAATCAGTTTTTCCCCCAGTTGCTGCCCACGGTGTGTGGGATCGATAAATACCCGCTTCATCTCGCCGCTACCGTCGTGGTTCAGCACCACCGCGCCGCAGCCAACGGCCTGATCCAGATGGAGGATCTTGCGCAGAATCAGCGTCTCGTCGGGCAGTGAGGCCAGATCGAGCAGATGGTTACTTTCCGCCGGATAGAGCGCCGCCTGGTAGCGATCAAGCTCGGCAATCAGCGCTATGACATCGGGTTGTGAAGCGGTCGCCTCGACAATACGGTACATCGTGTGCTCCTTGTTGTTATCACCTTGTAAAAATAACCGCGCAAAATCCGAATGCCGTCATAGGAATCATTTATATCTCCGGCGCAGCGTTGCATCGCGGGGAGAAGTAACGGTAATTTACGCCCATAGCTAACTCTGATAGTGGAACTTGCATGAATACCAAAGCCCGAAAGGTGATGATTATCGGCACAGGAAATGTCGGCGCGTCCGCCGCGTATGCTCTGCTGAACCAGAACATTTGCGAGGAGTTGATCCTCGTCGATCTCAATCAGCAGCGCGTGGAAGGCCACGTTCAGGATTTGGCGGATGCCGCCGCGTATATGCCCGGTATGATGACCATCTCCACGCGCCCGGTGGAAGAGTGCGCAGATATCGACATTGCGGTCATTACCGTCTCGGGTGGCCCATTACAGCCGGGCCAGACGCGGCTGGATGAGCTGGCCAACACGGCGCGGATCGTCAAAAACATCGTCCCGTCCATGATGGCCAACGGTTTCAACGGTATTTTCCTCGTCGCCACCAACCCGTGCGACATCATTACCTGGCAGGTGTGGCAACTCTCCGGCCTGCCGCGCAGCCAGGTGATCGGCACCGGCGTCTGGCTGGATACCACACGCCTGCGCCGCACGCTGGCGCAAGCACTGGATATTGGCGCACAGAGTATTGATGCGTTTATTCTCGGCGAACATGGCGATACGCAGTTTCCGGTATGGTCGCACTCCTCGGTGTACGGTTCGCCGATTGCCGACGTCTACCTGCGCAAAACCGGGCAACCCCTGGATTTCGATGCGCTGGCAGACAAAGTGCGCCGCCACGGCTTTGAGATCTACAACCGCAAAGGTTGCACTGAGTACGGCATTGCCGGAACTATCGCCGAGATCTGCCGCAATATCTTTACCGGCAGCCACCGCGCGCTGGCGATCTCCTGCATTCTCGACGGTGAATACGGCGTAAAAGATGTGGCGATTGGCGTGCCGGCCGTGCTGACGCAAAGCGGCGTCCAGCAGATTATTGAGTTACAACTGGAAGGTGACGAAGTGGCGAAATTCAATCACTCCGTCGCGGTGATTAAAGCCAATATTGCCCGCCTGCCCTGAAGCCCGTGCGGTTAACCGGCAATGGTTAGCCGCCCTGGCAACACTTCAAGCTGCTGGCGGATCTCCGGGCGTTCGCGCTCGCGGCTTGAACAGACTCGTTCTGCGTTTCGCAGCCAGCAGCGGCGCATCATGGAGAGCCTGATGCGGCGACAAATACACGGCGTCCTGGTGTAGCGGGATAAGGCGAAGCCGCCGCAGCAATGCGATTAGCGCAGATAGACTTTTCCCAGCAGATAGAGCGTCGCCTGGCCACCGATGAGCACGCGGTCGCCGCGCCATTCACAGCGTAAATCGCCGCCGCGCGCTGAGACCTGCCGCGCCTGCATCACCGTTTTATTCAGCTTCTCGCCCCAGTAGGGGATCAACATGCTGTGCGCCGAGCCGGTCACTGGATCTTCCGCCACCGATTCGCCCGGGCAGAAAAAGCGGCTGACAAAATCGTACTCATCCCCCGGCGCGGTCACGCAGACCATTTTTCCCAGCGGCTTCATGGCGGCAATATCCGGTCGCAACGCTTCCACCTGCACCTGGTTCTCCAGCACTACCAGATAATCCCGCGCCACGCGCACCTCTTTCGCCGTGCTGATACCCAGCGTTTGCAGCAACAGTTCCGGCGGCGTGCTGACCTCTTGTGTTGCCCAGGCCGGAAAATCGAGCGTCAGCCAGTCACCGTTACGCGAGACCGTCAGCGGGCCGACAAAACGGGTCGCGAAGAGAATTTCCGTCGCCGGGTAATCCAGATACTCAAAAATCACGTGCGCGGCGGCAAGAGTGGCATGCCCGCAGAGGTTAATTTCCGCCTGCGTGGTAAACCAGCGCAGCTCAAACCCGGTGTCATTGCGGACAAAAAACGCCGTCTCGGATTGATTATGCTGCTGCGCCATTTTCAGCAGCAGATCGTCAGGCAGCCATTCGGTAAGCGGGCACACGGCAGCGGCATTGCCGCCAAAAGTTTGGTCGCTAAAGGCGTCCACCATATAAAAGTCAATTGTTTGCATAGCCGTTTCCTCTTTATCGTTCTCTGTTTCTGAACGCTATTGGCAACCGATGCAATCGGTATTTATTTACTGAATGCAAAGTGAGATCTACATCACAAAATGTTTGTATTTTCGCCAACAAAAGCTTTAAGATCTTCTCCTCTTCTTTTTTCTAACCAAGCCAGAACACTTTATGACTACGAATACCGTTTCACGAAAAGTCGCGTGGCTTCGGGTTGTGACGCTTGCCGTCGCTGCTTTCATTTTTAATACCACCGAGTTCGTGCCCGTGGGGTTACTGTCGGATATCGCTCAGAGCTTCGACATGGAGACCGCGCAGGTGGGGATTATGCTGACCATCTACGCCTGGGTTGTGGCGCTGATGTCGCTGCCCTTTATGCTGCTGACCAGCCAGATCGAGCGTCGTAAACTGTTGATTGGTTTGTTTGTGTTGTTTATTGCCAGCCATGTGCTGTCGTTTCTGGCGTGGAACTTTAAAGTGCTGGTGATAAGCCGCATCGGTATTGCTTTCGCCCATGCGATTTTCTGGTCGATCACTGCCTCGCTGGCAATCCGCCTGGCTCCTGCCGGTAAACGCGCGCAGGCGCTGAGCCTTATCGCCACCGGTACGGCACTGGCGATGGTGCTGGGTCTGCCGATTGGCCGCATTGTCGGGCAATATTTTGGCTGGCGCACCACCTTCTTTGCCATCGGTCTTGGCGCGCTCATCACGCTGGTTTCTCTGATAAAACTGCTGCCGTCGCTGCCTAGCGAACACTCCGGCTCGCTGAAAAGCCTGCCGCTGCTGTTCCGTCGTCCGGCGCTGATGTGCATCTACCTGCTGACGGTGGTGGTGGTGACCGCCCATTACACCGCTTACAGCTATATTGAGCCGTTTGTGCAGAATGTGGCGGGCTTTAGCGCCGGTTTCGCCACCGTACTGCTGCTGATCCTCGGCGGCGCGGGCATTATCGGCAGTATCTTGTTCGGTAAGTTGGGCAACCAGCACGCGTCCGGTCTGGTGTGCAGCGCGATTGGCCTGCTGGTATTGTCGCTGGTGTTAATGCTGCCCGCTTCCGGCAGTGAAATGCATCTGGCGGTGCTGAGCGTTTTCTGGGGCATTGCGATTATGATTATCGGCCTCGGTATGCAGGTGAAAGTGCTGGCGCTGGCGCCCGATGCCACTGACGTAGCGATGGCGCTGTTTTCCGGCATTTTTAATATTGGCATTGGCGCCGGTGCGCTGGTTGGCAACCAGATCAGTCTGCACTGGTCGATGGATATCATCGGCTATGCGGGTGCCATCCCGGCGATTGCCGCGCTGGTATGGGCGGTGGTGATTTTCCGCCGCTGGCCGGTAAAACTGGAAGAACAGATAAGCCACAGCCATATGTAAGCGGCTCGCGGATCACAGCGTTTCGGACACCATTTTGTCCATCACCGCGGTTTGCCAGTCAAACCACGGGTTCCAGGTCAGGCGGGCGTGAATTTTACCCGCTTCGACCAGCCCCCAGTCGGAATACCACACCTCGTCCCCCTTCAGGCAGCGCTGCGCTGCGTCGTCAGGCTGACCGTTGGCGCAGAGCAACACGCTGCCTTTGCGGCCATACAGCGGGTTTTGCGGCGAAAACAGCACTGACATATGCGAAAACTGGCTGATGCGATCCTGCGGCAGAAAATCCGTTTTCACCAGAATGCGGGAGACGTTCGCCACTTCCGGACGCGGTGCGCCGTACCAGATCAGCCGGCTGGCGGGATGGGGAAAGCTGCGATCAAAATGGTCGAGGATCCAACGGGTATTGAGCACGGAATCATGCTCGGTCAGCACAATCAGCGCCGGTTTGTCCCAGGTTTTACGCGCCAGCCACCGCTGGGCACTGGCGCTGGTCCGCCAGAACTGGGCAAACCCATTCGTCGGTACGCGTAAATAACGGGTGGCGATCTGCTGCGGGAATATCGCGCTCGGTGGGCGCAGCCAGTCGCGAAACAGCGCTACCGTCGGGGCGAGAAAATCGTAGCTGGTGTTGGATTTAAACGCCGGAGAGAACAACAGCAAGCCCTGCACCCGATCGTGATGCGTCATGGCATACTCCAGCGCCAGATTGCCGCCGGTGGAGAAGCCGCCGAGCCACAGTGTATCCACCTCTTTTGCCAGGATATCGGCCTGTTCGCGCACCACCTGCCGCCACTGTTCGACGCTGACGTTCAGCAGGTCAGAGGGCCGGGTGCCGTGCCCCGGCAAAAGGACAGTGCGCACCAAAAAACCCTGTTTCGCCAGCGCTGGCGCAATATCGACAAACGAGCCAGGCCCATCGCCAAGGCCGTGGATCAGTAAAATGCCTTTACGGGCAGGCTGCGACGGGCGCCACTCCTGCGGCGTGTTGAGCGCCAGCTCCGCCGATTTATCCAGCGTCTGAAAGGCCCGATGCGCGCGTACATAGTCGCGGGTTTGTAACTGATAATCGGCAAAACTTGCCTGCCCCAGCGGCGGTGGCGCGGTGTGCTGATGCTGACAGCCTGCCAGCAACAACATCACGATCGCCAGCACAACCCCTCTACCCATCAGGCGGCTCCGTGGAAAGTGGTAATAATCTCCAGCACGCCGTTGATGATAAATTGTACGCCCATGCAGACCAGCAAAAAGCCCATCAACCGGGAGATCGCTTCTATTCCGCCCTTACCGACCAGCCGCATGATCGCGCCGGAACTGCGCAGACTGCCCCATAAAATCACCGACACGGCGGCAAAAACGAGCGGCGGCGCAAGGACAATCACCCAGTCGGGAAACGTCGAGCTGTGGCGAATGGTGGACGCCGAACTGATGATCATGGCGATAGTGCCCGGCCCGGCGGTGCTGGGCATCGCCAGCGGTACGAAGGCAATATTGGTACCGGGCTCATCCTCCAGCTCTTCAGATTTGGTTTTTGCTTCCGGCGATTCGTGCGGTTTTTGCTGCGGGAACAGCATGCGAAAACCAATAAAGGCGACAATCAACCCACCGGCAATCCGCAAACCCGGGATCGAGATGCCGAACGTGTTCATCACCAACTGCCCGGCATAATACGCCACCATCATAATGATGAAGACGTACACCGACGCCATCAGCGCTTGTTGATTACGCTGGGCGCTATTCATATTGCCCGCCAGCCCTAAAAACAGCGCTACGGTGGTTAACGGGTTCGCCAGCGGCAGTATCACCACCAGCCCCAGGCCGATAGCTTTAAACAATTCAAGCATGATGCGCGACGCTCCTTGTGTGGTCAAAGCCCGGGCAGTATAGCGTTAACACAGCGGCAATGGGATGGTTGTAGATTGGCTACAGCACCTTAACGCAAACCGATTCAGTTGTTTACGTGGTGTAAAATTTTACCGTTATGAAACGTTTTAGCAAATAGTGGCATCCGGGAATCCATTCTGTTGACTTATATTTGCCTGAGCAATAATATCTGCCGTGATTAATCTACTTGCCGGGGCAACCATTGTGAAAAGCACGAATGATTTGTTTAACGATATCATTCCTTTAGGCCGCTTAATCCATATGGTTAACCAGAAAAAAGATCGTTTATTGAACGACTATTTATCGCCGCTGGATATCACTGCCACCCAGTTTAAGGTGCTGTGTTCTATCCGCTGCCAAACCTGTATCACCCCGGTAGAACTAAAAAAAATTCTTTCCGTCGATCTCGGCGCCCTGACCCGCATGCTGGACAGACTGGTATGCAAAGGCTGGATCGTGCGTAACCCGAATCCGAATGACAAACGCGGCGTGTTGGTGCAATTAACGCCCGACGGCGCGGCGCTTTGTGAGCAATGTCATCAATTGGTAGGGAAAGATCTGCACCAGGAATTAACAAAAAACTTAACGGCAGAAGAAGTGGCAACCCTTGAGTCTTTGCTCAGGAAAATATTGCCGTAAAAACAAAGAGGTATGACGATGTCCAGACGCAATACTGACGCTATCACCATTCATAGCATTTTGGACTGGATCGAGGATAACCTGGAATCGCCGCTGTCACTGGAAAAAGTGTCAGAACGTTCAGGTTACTCCAAGTGGCACCTGCAACGGATGTTTAAAAAAGAGACTGGTCATTCGCTGGGCCAATACATTCGCAGCCGCAAGCTGACGGAAATTGCGCAAAAGCTCAAGGAGAGCAACGAACCGATCCTGTATCTGGCGGAGCGTTACGGGTTTGAATCGCAACAAACCCTGACCCGCACGTTCAAAAACTATTTTGACGTGCCGCCACATAAATTCCGCGTGACAGATATGCCTGCTGAATCAAGGTATCTCTACCCGCTCAACCATGCTTGTTAATTATCGCCTGTTTTAAAGACGTATCGAGGAATGTATGAAACGTATTGCCTGTGCCGCCATCACGCTGATGGTTCTGTTTTCCGGCCAGAGTTATGCGGAACAATTCAATCATCCGGCGCCGCAAGATTCCCGCGACGCGATGATTTTACCCGCCCCCCAACAAACATCGCCGTATGACTTTAACCATATGGGTGTGGGCAGTGACAAATCCGACGCATTAGGCGTGCCCTATTACAATCAGCACGGCTAATCGTTTTGCCCCGCATCAGCGGGGCTTTTTTATTTCCTGCCTGATTAGCCCTTCTCCGACCAACCGATTAGGCCTGCACCGCCCGGCGCAGACGAAAACCAAACACGTTGATATACAGACCGCCCATCACCAGCACCGCACCTGCCAGTTGCAGGGCCGATAAGGTTTCGCCCAACAGAATTGCCGCGCTCGCCATGCCAACGACCGGCACCAGCAGCGACAGCGGCGCAACGCGCCAGGTTTCATAGCGCCCCAGCAGCGAGCCCCAGATGCCGTAACCGATAATGGTCGCGACAAACGCCAGATAGACCAGCGACAGCAGCGTGGTGGTATCAATGCTCACCAGGCTTCGCAGCATTAACGCCGGGCCGTCGAACACCAGTGAAGCAATCATAAACGGCACAATCGGAATTAACGCACTCCACACCACCAGCGACATCACCGCCGGACGCGAGCCGTGCTGCATGATTTTTTTGTTGAAGATATTGCCACAGGCCCAACTGAACGCCGCCGCCAGCGTCAACACAAAACCCACCAGCGGAATGTGCTGACCATTAAGACTCGACTCGATCAACACCAACACCCCCACTACCGCCAGCGAAATGCCGATCAGCTGTTTTGATTGCAGCCGCTCGCCGAATACACCCGCGCCGAGAATAATGGTGAAAAAGGCCTGTGCCTGTAATACCAGCGA
The Kosakonia oryzae genome window above contains:
- a CDS encoding GNAT family N-acetyltransferase is translated as MYRIVEATASQPDVIALIAELDRYQAALYPAESNHLLDLASLPDETLILRKILHLDQAVGCGAVVLNHDGSGEMKRVFIDPTHRGQQLGEKLIAALEQAAAGRACHTLRLETGIEQHAAVKLYQRCGYQIRDAFAPYQPDPLSIFMEKALR
- a CDS encoding L-lactate dehydrogenase, encoding MNTKARKVMIIGTGNVGASAAYALLNQNICEELILVDLNQQRVEGHVQDLADAAAYMPGMMTISTRPVEECADIDIAVITVSGGPLQPGQTRLDELANTARIVKNIVPSMMANGFNGIFLVATNPCDIITWQVWQLSGLPRSQVIGTGVWLDTTRLRRTLAQALDIGAQSIDAFILGEHGDTQFPVWSHSSVYGSPIADVYLRKTGQPLDFDALADKVRRHGFEIYNRKGCTEYGIAGTIAEICRNIFTGSHRALAISCILDGEYGVKDVAIGVPAVLTQSGVQQIIELQLEGDEVAKFNHSVAVIKANIARLP
- a CDS encoding PhzF family phenazine biosynthesis protein, coding for MQTIDFYMVDAFSDQTFGGNAAAVCPLTEWLPDDLLLKMAQQHNQSETAFFVRNDTGFELRWFTTQAEINLCGHATLAAAHVIFEYLDYPATEILFATRFVGPLTVSRNGDWLTLDFPAWATQEVSTPPELLLQTLGISTAKEVRVARDYLVVLENQVQVEALRPDIAAMKPLGKMVCVTAPGDEYDFVSRFFCPGESVAEDPVTGSAHSMLIPYWGEKLNKTVMQARQVSARGGDLRCEWRGDRVLIGGQATLYLLGKVYLR
- a CDS encoding sugar transporter, which translates into the protein MTTNTVSRKVAWLRVVTLAVAAFIFNTTEFVPVGLLSDIAQSFDMETAQVGIMLTIYAWVVALMSLPFMLLTSQIERRKLLIGLFVLFIASHVLSFLAWNFKVLVISRIGIAFAHAIFWSITASLAIRLAPAGKRAQALSLIATGTALAMVLGLPIGRIVGQYFGWRTTFFAIGLGALITLVSLIKLLPSLPSEHSGSLKSLPLLFRRPALMCIYLLTVVVVTAHYTAYSYIEPFVQNVAGFSAGFATVLLLILGGAGIIGSILFGKLGNQHASGLVCSAIGLLVLSLVLMLPASGSEMHLAVLSVFWGIAIMIIGLGMQVKVLALAPDATDVAMALFSGIFNIGIGAGALVGNQISLHWSMDIIGYAGAIPAIAALVWAVVIFRRWPVKLEEQISHSHM
- a CDS encoding alpha/beta hydrolase, which produces MGRGVVLAIVMLLLAGCQHQHTAPPPLGQASFADYQLQTRDYVRAHRAFQTLDKSAELALNTPQEWRPSQPARKGILLIHGLGDGPGSFVDIAPALAKQGFLVRTVLLPGHGTRPSDLLNVSVEQWRQVVREQADILAKEVDTLWLGGFSTGGNLALEYAMTHHDRVQGLLLFSPAFKSNTSYDFLAPTVALFRDWLRPPSAIFPQQIATRYLRVPTNGFAQFWRTSASAQRWLARKTWDKPALIVLTEHDSVLNTRWILDHFDRSFPHPASRLIWYGAPRPEVANVSRILVKTDFLPQDRISQFSHMSVLFSPQNPLYGRKGSVLLCANGQPDDAAQRCLKGDEVWYSDWGLVEAGKIHARLTWNPWFDWQTAVMDKMVSETL
- a CDS encoding MarC family NAAT transporter, with product MLELFKAIGLGLVVILPLANPLTTVALFLGLAGNMNSAQRNQQALMASVYVFIIMMVAYYAGQLVMNTFGISIPGLRIAGGLIVAFIGFRMLFPQQKPHESPEAKTKSEELEDEPGTNIAFVPLAMPSTAGPGTIAMIISSASTIRHSSTFPDWVIVLAPPLVFAAVSVILWGSLRSSGAIMRLVGKGGIEAISRLMGFLLVCMGVQFIINGVLEIITTFHGAA
- the marR gene encoding multiple antibiotic resistance transcriptional regulator MarR, translated to MKSTNDLFNDIIPLGRLIHMVNQKKDRLLNDYLSPLDITATQFKVLCSIRCQTCITPVELKKILSVDLGALTRMLDRLVCKGWIVRNPNPNDKRGVLVQLTPDGAALCEQCHQLVGKDLHQELTKNLTAEEVATLESLLRKILP
- the marA gene encoding MDR efflux pump AcrAB transcriptional activator MarA → MSRRNTDAITIHSILDWIEDNLESPLSLEKVSERSGYSKWHLQRMFKKETGHSLGQYIRSRKLTEIAQKLKESNEPILYLAERYGFESQQTLTRTFKNYFDVPPHKFRVTDMPAESRYLYPLNHAC
- the marB gene encoding multiple antibiotic resistance protein MarB — translated: MKRIACAAITLMVLFSGQSYAEQFNHPAPQDSRDAMILPAPQQTSPYDFNHMGVGSDKSDALGVPYYNQHG
- the eamA gene encoding O-acetylserine/cysteine exporter; its protein translation is MTRKDVLLAMLVVVAWGLNFVVIKVGLHSMPPLMLAGLRFVLVAFPAILFVARPNIPLRLLLGYGLTISFGQFAFLFCAIKFGMPAGLASLVLQAQAFFTIILGAGVFGERLQSKQLIGISLAVVGVLVLIESSLNGQHIPLVGFVLTLAAAFSWACGNIFNKKIMQHGSRPAVMSLVVWSALIPIVPFMIASLVFDGPALMLRSLVSIDTTTLLSLVYLAFVATIIGYGIWGSLLGRYETWRVAPLSLLVPVVGMASAAILLGETLSALQLAGAVLVMGGLYINVFGFRLRRAVQA